A genomic stretch from Desulfotignum balticum DSM 7044 includes:
- a CDS encoding GAF domain-containing sensor histidine kinase has product MVMPLPEKERARPSNTFSRILCAELKTRSLWLIRLRWAVSPVIVAAVGAAMTSSYQPPRLALVMIAGWILCYNLLLWAWAHGLKPSDWQNQTGVQKFIYWQLGLDYLALLALIHLTGGIVSPLLYFCVFHILFAAGLLPRFSAFKFTAAAIGGAALITLGEFYGWMAPHSLTGAADPMAPSSFFQAGLYLFFFAVTLSITAWLATTVMGLFFQRMLQLDAKSEALADYNKRFDVLFAMIKTIGTIRHLDQILEITTHDLAKAMDIKAVSIKLLNEDGTHLVYKASWGLPEKFIKNRRVSLDQSPLNRRIIEGEPFITGRPDDHEMFQFGEDLVAARIQSVLFVPMAVEDKTIGVLGAYCVLPDRFLYDDIAFLRLAAGMVGIGIHNSKAYEAIENSAEERTRFMMRAAHNLRAPLSAVLSMLEVLRERHLGKLTPDQAEYLRRVDRRIHTMLDMINELMHLSTSRSRQTTPSKKPLDTAWLGGRLERTFQNTAAERKIDFKVTMENDLPPVSGNSEQIEQMLENLVSNAIKYTPECGWVMVAFTGAPGNRIAISISDSGIGIPEKDQSRLFTEFFRADNAREKQEQGTGLGLAIVKEIVDAHQGSIQVKSRENHGTTVLVTLPASQMIKEEHN; this is encoded by the coding sequence ATGGTGATGCCATTGCCGGAAAAAGAGCGTGCCCGGCCTTCCAATACCTTTTCTCGGATTTTGTGTGCTGAACTCAAAACCCGCAGTCTATGGCTGATACGGCTGCGCTGGGCAGTTTCCCCCGTCATTGTTGCGGCCGTGGGCGCGGCAATGACGTCAAGTTATCAGCCCCCCCGGTTGGCCCTGGTGATGATCGCCGGGTGGATTCTGTGTTACAACCTGCTGTTATGGGCTTGGGCCCATGGCCTGAAACCGTCCGACTGGCAGAACCAGACCGGTGTACAAAAGTTCATCTACTGGCAGCTCGGGCTGGATTATCTGGCACTTCTGGCCCTGATTCATCTCACCGGCGGCATTGTCAGCCCGTTGCTGTATTTTTGCGTATTTCACATTTTGTTTGCTGCCGGGCTCCTGCCCCGGTTTTCTGCTTTCAAATTTACGGCTGCGGCAATAGGGGGAGCCGCACTCATCACCCTTGGCGAGTTTTACGGGTGGATGGCCCCCCATTCTCTTACGGGTGCTGCAGACCCCATGGCCCCGTCATCCTTTTTTCAGGCAGGCCTGTATCTGTTCTTTTTTGCTGTGACCCTGTCAATTACCGCCTGGCTGGCCACCACCGTCATGGGTCTTTTTTTTCAACGAATGCTGCAACTGGATGCCAAGTCAGAAGCCCTGGCTGACTACAACAAGCGGTTTGACGTCCTTTTTGCCATGATCAAAACCATCGGTACCATCCGTCACCTGGATCAGATTCTGGAAATCACCACCCATGACCTGGCAAAGGCGATGGATATCAAAGCGGTTTCCATCAAACTGCTGAATGAAGATGGTACCCACCTGGTCTACAAGGCCAGTTGGGGCCTGCCGGAAAAATTTATCAAAAACCGGCGGGTGTCTCTGGATCAAAGTCCGTTGAACCGCCGGATTATTGAAGGAGAACCATTTATTACCGGACGTCCGGACGACCATGAAATGTTTCAATTCGGCGAGGATCTGGTGGCTGCACGAATTCAGTCGGTGCTTTTTGTCCCCATGGCAGTGGAAGACAAAACCATCGGGGTGCTTGGGGCGTATTGCGTTCTTCCGGACCGCTTTTTATACGATGATATTGCCTTTTTGCGTCTGGCCGCCGGTATGGTAGGTATCGGCATCCATAATTCAAAAGCGTATGAGGCGATTGAGAATTCTGCTGAAGAAAGAACCCGGTTCATGATGCGGGCGGCCCACAACCTGCGGGCGCCTTTGTCCGCTGTCCTGAGTATGCTGGAAGTCCTGCGTGAGCGGCATCTGGGGAAACTGACCCCGGATCAGGCAGAATACCTGCGCCGGGTGGACCGCCGGATCCATACCATGCTGGATATGATCAATGAACTGATGCACCTGTCAACCAGCCGGAGCCGGCAGACAACCCCTTCCAAAAAACCCCTGGACACAGCATGGCTGGGAGGCCGGCTGGAAAGAACTTTCCAGAACACGGCAGCAGAGCGTAAAATCGATTTCAAAGTAACAATGGAAAATGATCTGCCGCCGGTCTCAGGAAACAGTGAACAGATTGAACAGATGCTCGAAAACCTGGTGTCCAACGCCATAAAATACACCCCTGAATGCGGATGGGTGATGGTGGCGTTTACAGGCGCACCCGGAAACAGGATTGCCATAAGCATTTCTGATTCAGGCATCGGCATTCCCGAAAAAGATCAGTCCAGGCTGTTCACCGAATTTTTCCGGGCGGACAATGCCCGGGAAAAACAGGAACAGGGCACGGGCCTGGGCCTGGCCATTGTAAAGGAGATCGTGGATGCACACCAGGGAAGCATACAGGTGAAAAGCCGGGAAAATCACGGGACAACAGTTCTGGTTACCCTGCCGGCCTCACAGATGATCAAGGAGGAACACAATTAA
- a CDS encoding TonB-dependent receptor plug domain-containing protein: MRGLFIIPLLMFTVFSNQTPFAGPSSPGDTQALDTIVVTPGPWRIIHTAAPAASGRISVIGSETVVSEQPVSITDMIIKTPGVSKTTDSIWGGDINIRGLGRNRLVLLIDGCRVNTATDINAQFGLIDPMEVARVEIIKGPVSALYGSGSIGGVVNIITRQAAFTRTPTYHGTMAASAATNPSGVDGYSNLSHSDPDQWVYVSAGYRNRDSYRDGSGLRVPNSQFRDLQGKLSLSRRWNRANTSRFQVQRYQADDVGIPGSGTAPLPVNSDVTYPDISRTLVNFRHDTNFDGLKLVSSGINAYFQRIDRNVRIDRFTSGPIEEILPRARHDTLGITWQNQVEIGTHNIMAGVDIWNWSYEGMRTRRFTSGTIIQDMPLADSSQLSAGIFIENSWLVTSALEAKTGLRFDHVSADSDPLYSSVSPPGVLIRPGDRQTDMNWSAHAGLTWHFSDDWHMTTTAASSYRAPDLMDRFKYIYFSLGNELYGNPDLEPERSIFLETGLHHRQNRLHLDLTGFVNTLENLIADPSPGGGIRRLENIDQARIYGCEAGIRWFFTPRLQGYSTLAYTRGSNTSKNEDLAFIPPLNGVTGLGWDDFQRFRAGAEVVWAAEQDHIPEGIDSTDAWVSVNLTAGYTFVLNNIRHRLGLHVNNLLDADYRNHLSTSRGFVLKEPGINAGLSWMMTF; this comes from the coding sequence TTGCGTGGTTTGTTTATCATACCCCTGCTGATGTTCACGGTGTTTTCCAACCAGACACCGTTTGCCGGCCCATCATCGCCCGGTGACACCCAGGCATTGGACACCATTGTGGTCACCCCCGGCCCCTGGCGCATCATCCATACCGCTGCGCCGGCGGCATCCGGCCGCATCAGCGTGATCGGGTCTGAAACTGTCGTGTCTGAACAACCGGTCAGTATCACCGACATGATCATCAAAACGCCGGGGGTCAGCAAGACAACCGATTCCATCTGGGGAGGTGATATCAATATCCGCGGTCTGGGGCGTAACCGGCTGGTCCTTCTGATCGACGGGTGCCGGGTGAATACCGCAACCGATATCAATGCACAGTTCGGTCTCATCGATCCCATGGAAGTCGCCCGGGTGGAAATCATCAAAGGACCGGTCAGCGCCCTGTACGGCTCCGGTTCCATCGGCGGGGTGGTCAATATCATCACCCGGCAGGCGGCGTTTACCCGGACACCGACGTACCACGGCACCATGGCGGCATCTGCGGCAACCAATCCATCCGGGGTGGATGGATACAGCAATCTTTCTCATTCTGATCCGGACCAGTGGGTCTATGTGTCAGCAGGATACCGGAACCGGGACAGCTACAGGGACGGAAGCGGCCTTCGTGTCCCTAACAGCCAGTTCCGGGATCTCCAGGGAAAGCTGTCCCTGTCCAGACGATGGAACAGGGCAAACACCAGCCGGTTTCAGGTTCAGCGCTATCAGGCGGATGATGTCGGTATTCCCGGGTCAGGCACGGCACCGCTGCCTGTCAACAGTGATGTCACCTATCCTGACATCAGCCGGACCCTTGTCAATTTTCGGCATGATACAAATTTTGACGGCCTGAAACTGGTATCATCCGGCATCAATGCCTATTTTCAGCGAATAGACCGCAATGTCAGAATCGACCGGTTCACCAGCGGGCCAATAGAAGAAATTCTGCCCCGGGCCCGCCACGACACCCTGGGTATCACCTGGCAGAACCAGGTGGAAATCGGCACACACAATATCATGGCCGGTGTGGATATCTGGAACTGGTCCTATGAAGGGATGCGCACCCGGCGGTTCACCAGCGGCACCATCATCCAGGACATGCCGCTGGCAGATTCCTCCCAGCTTTCCGCAGGCATCTTCATTGAAAACAGCTGGCTTGTCACCAGCGCCCTGGAGGCGAAGACAGGGTTGCGTTTCGACCATGTCTCAGCTGACAGCGATCCCCTCTACTCATCGGTTTCACCACCCGGTGTCCTGATCCGTCCGGGTGACAGACAGACCGACATGAACTGGAGCGCCCACGCAGGACTGACATGGCATTTTTCCGACGACTGGCATATGACAACGACCGCTGCTTCCAGCTATCGGGCACCTGATTTGATGGACCGGTTCAAATATATCTATTTTTCTTTGGGCAATGAATTATACGGCAACCCGGATCTCGAACCGGAGCGGTCCATTTTTCTGGAAACCGGCCTGCACCACCGTCAAAACAGACTCCATCTCGATCTCACCGGTTTTGTGAACACCCTGGAAAATCTCATTGCCGACCCCAGCCCCGGGGGCGGAATCCGCCGGCTGGAAAATATCGACCAGGCCCGGATTTATGGATGTGAGGCAGGCATTCGCTGGTTTTTCACCCCCCGTTTACAAGGTTACAGCACCCTGGCTTATACCCGGGGCAGTAACACCTCAAAAAATGAGGATTTAGCGTTTATCCCCCCCCTGAATGGGGTAACCGGCCTGGGCTGGGATGATTTTCAACGGTTCCGGGCAGGTGCTGAAGTGGTGTGGGCCGCTGAACAGGACCACATCCCGGAAGGCATCGATTCCACAGATGCCTGGGTTTCAGTGAACCTGACCGCAGGGTATACCTTTGTTCTCAACAATATCCGGCACCGCCTGGGACTGCATGTCAACAACCTGCTGGATGCCGATTACCGCAACCACCTTTCCACCTCCAGGGGATTTGTCCTCAAAGAGCCAGGCATCAATGCGGGGCTTTCCTGGATGATGACGTTTTAA
- a CDS encoding sodium:solute symporter family transporter: MKPLDILIMAAYFAVIVCVGVASFRHRDTDSDFFLANRSMHWLPIGLSITLTAFSGINYTAFSTEVFGHGLYVALSVPVFIFAAFPVIGIVMPFYHQLGICSAYEYLENRFDVRVRTLASGLFILWRIFWMATALYVPSKVLALLTGLNLYGIIFVTGTAVTAYTAAGGIRAAMWTDVFQFIVLVGGLLIILYLSAARFSGGFAGMIETGMAGDLMKPFHPFDPGIFSLDPRIRITLWSAWIGTFVAFMSRYGVDQVMVQRYFTARSLSTARIAFHLSYAASIFSLILLALLGFAMYSHVVHTSAAPIAANPPMAWFVLFITSLPAGATGLVVTGLAAATMSSVDSGINACCAAFVTDFYRRFHPGRASLQSSGINRRLSLFFGLVATVAAMGVSHMGTVFEIANKIINGFGSPLLAIFLLGMFSNTAGSRGMLAGGILGTIWSAGVSFGIPGMALHYYAVVNFLGTWLLCFGAGWMDRRFLGGGPSAGQLAWTWQALHRPGHGQNNPFERR; this comes from the coding sequence ATGAAACCGCTGGATATCCTGATAATGGCTGCCTATTTTGCCGTGATCGTATGCGTGGGCGTGGCATCTTTCCGGCACCGGGATACGGACAGCGATTTTTTTCTGGCCAACCGGTCCATGCACTGGCTGCCCATCGGGCTGTCCATTACCCTGACAGCGTTCAGCGGCATCAATTACACCGCTTTTTCCACCGAGGTATTCGGTCACGGACTGTATGTGGCCCTGAGCGTGCCGGTATTTATTTTTGCGGCCTTTCCGGTGATCGGCATCGTCATGCCCTTTTATCATCAACTGGGGATTTGCAGCGCCTATGAATACCTGGAAAACCGGTTTGATGTCAGGGTCCGCACCCTGGCTTCCGGCCTGTTCATTCTCTGGCGTATCTTCTGGATGGCCACGGCCCTGTATGTGCCGTCCAAAGTGCTGGCGCTGCTCACCGGCCTGAACCTCTACGGGATCATTTTCGTGACCGGCACGGCCGTGACCGCCTATACAGCTGCCGGCGGCATCCGTGCCGCCATGTGGACGGATGTGTTTCAGTTCATTGTCCTGGTGGGTGGTTTGCTGATCATCCTGTATCTGTCGGCGGCCCGGTTTTCAGGAGGTTTTGCCGGTATGATCGAAACCGGGATGGCCGGGGACCTGATGAAACCGTTTCATCCTTTTGATCCGGGCATTTTTTCTCTGGATCCCCGCATCCGGATCACCTTGTGGAGTGCATGGATCGGCACCTTTGTGGCCTTCATGTCCCGGTACGGGGTCGACCAGGTCATGGTCCAGCGGTACTTTACCGCCAGAAGCCTTTCCACGGCCCGGATCGCATTTCACCTGAGCTACGCGGCATCGATTTTTTCCCTGATCCTGCTGGCCTTGCTGGGATTTGCCATGTACAGCCATGTTGTCCACACATCTGCTGCTCCCATAGCGGCCAACCCGCCCATGGCATGGTTTGTTCTGTTTATCACTTCCCTTCCCGCCGGTGCCACCGGTCTGGTGGTGACAGGGTTGGCAGCCGCTACCATGTCCAGTGTGGATTCAGGTATCAATGCCTGCTGTGCCGCGTTTGTCACCGATTTTTACCGCCGGTTCCATCCCGGCCGCGCATCTTTGCAATCATCGGGCATCAACCGGCGCCTGAGCCTGTTTTTCGGCTTGGTTGCCACTGTGGCAGCCATGGGCGTTTCACACATGGGGACCGTCTTTGAAATCGCCAATAAAATCATCAACGGGTTCGGCAGTCCCCTGCTGGCCATTTTTCTGCTGGGCATGTTCAGTAACACCGCAGGCAGCCGGGGAATGCTTGCCGGCGGGATACTGGGAACCATCTGGAGCGCCGGTGTCAGTTTCGGTATCCCGGGGATGGCCCTGCATTATTATGCGGTGGTCAATTTTCTGGGAACCTGGCTGCTGTGTTTCGGTGCCGGCTGGATGGACCGAAGATTTCTGGGGGGCGGGCCGTCCGCCGGGCAGCTGGCCTGGACATGGCAGGCCCTGCACCGGCCCGGACACGGGCAAAACAATCCTTTTGAACGGAGATGA
- a CDS encoding [Fe-Fe] hydrogenase large subunit C-terminal domain-containing protein, with product MRVHNHHPLVTTIQEKCRACYTCVRECPARAIRISSGQAEVLVERCIGCGNCFRVCSQGAKQVYDSMDEVRQLLAFNQPVSAMLAPSFPAAFSDIPHQILVGMIRALGFDTVHEVGFGADLVAAAYKKLMADFPQRKFIATTCPALVAFVELFHPGLKDRLAPVVSPMLAQARVLQHIYGPGRKLVFIGPCIAKKAEQDPDNPGEINGVLTFIELQKMLDQAGITPQTAEKSDFDAPRAFLGALFPITRGILQAADINEDLMAGEVVAADGRADFVEAVKEMESGALDARMLEILCCSGCIMGPGIQNLLPLFSRRSMVSRYVRSRAHAGAHQEAKKWMNRFKDLSLSRRFACQKNTAILPSAADITTALHGMGKTRPTDELNCGACGYDTCRDHAEAVVMGLAEPEMCLPYTIEQLRNALSELNQSRQELAGVQAALIQSEKLASMGQLSAAIAHEINNPLGVVLMYTHILHDECPKDSAMRQDLKTIAEQTERCRKIVAGLLNFARQNKVMYQPVNIDELVQRCLKTTPTPGNIRIAYQSEITDPIVEIDADQMTQVLVNLITNAVEAMPDGGVLTLSIREDPGRVIFSVTDTGIGIPAENHARVFDPFFTTKPFGKGTGLGLAVSYGIVKMHRGDIQIKSNTDRSAGPTGTTMTIALPRTARQ from the coding sequence ATGCGCGTACACAATCACCACCCTCTGGTCACTACCATTCAGGAAAAATGCCGGGCCTGTTATACCTGTGTCCGTGAATGTCCGGCCAGGGCCATACGTATTTCATCCGGCCAGGCCGAGGTTCTGGTGGAGCGCTGCATCGGATGCGGCAACTGTTTCCGGGTCTGCAGCCAGGGCGCCAAGCAGGTGTATGATTCAATGGATGAGGTCCGGCAGCTTCTGGCCTTCAACCAGCCGGTATCCGCCATGCTGGCGCCAAGCTTTCCGGCGGCTTTCAGTGACATCCCCCATCAAATTCTGGTGGGGATGATCCGGGCACTTGGTTTTGATACCGTTCACGAGGTCGGATTTGGTGCCGATCTGGTGGCCGCCGCATACAAAAAACTGATGGCCGATTTTCCGCAGCGCAAGTTTATCGCCACCACCTGCCCGGCCCTGGTCGCATTTGTGGAACTGTTTCATCCGGGTCTGAAGGACCGGCTTGCACCGGTGGTATCCCCCATGCTGGCCCAGGCCAGGGTCCTGCAGCACATTTACGGACCCGGCCGGAAACTGGTGTTTATCGGCCCCTGTATCGCCAAAAAAGCGGAACAGGACCCGGACAATCCCGGAGAAATCAACGGCGTGCTCACCTTTATTGAGCTGCAGAAAATGCTGGATCAAGCCGGCATTACCCCCCAAACCGCCGAGAAAAGTGATTTTGATGCTCCCCGGGCCTTTCTAGGGGCATTGTTTCCCATTACCAGGGGAATCCTTCAGGCTGCGGACATAAACGAAGACCTGATGGCTGGAGAAGTGGTGGCTGCCGACGGCCGGGCTGATTTTGTCGAAGCAGTCAAGGAAATGGAGTCTGGGGCTCTGGATGCACGCATGCTGGAAATCCTGTGCTGCAGCGGCTGTATCATGGGCCCGGGGATCCAGAACCTTCTGCCGCTGTTCAGCCGGCGGTCCATGGTCAGCCGGTATGTGCGATCTCGGGCCCATGCCGGGGCTCACCAAGAGGCAAAAAAATGGATGAACCGGTTTAAAGATCTTTCTTTATCCCGGCGGTTTGCCTGCCAGAAAAATACCGCGATCCTGCCGTCAGCTGCGGATATCACCACCGCACTGCACGGCATGGGCAAAACCAGGCCCACAGACGAACTCAACTGTGGCGCCTGCGGATATGACACCTGCCGGGACCATGCAGAGGCAGTGGTCATGGGTCTGGCTGAACCGGAAATGTGTCTGCCCTATACCATAGAACAATTGCGCAACGCCCTGTCTGAGCTGAATCAGTCCAGACAGGAACTGGCCGGGGTCCAGGCCGCCCTGATTCAGTCTGAAAAACTGGCCAGCATGGGTCAGCTTTCGGCAGCCATTGCCCATGAGATCAACAATCCCCTTGGGGTGGTTCTGATGTATACCCATATCCTGCATGATGAGTGTCCAAAAGATTCCGCCATGCGGCAGGACCTGAAAACCATTGCCGAACAGACGGAGCGCTGCAGGAAAATCGTGGCCGGTCTGCTCAATTTTGCCCGGCAGAACAAGGTGATGTACCAGCCGGTAAATATCGATGAACTGGTGCAGCGGTGTCTGAAGACCACACCCACCCCCGGAAACATCCGCATTGCATACCAATCTGAGATCACTGACCCCATTGTGGAAATAGATGCCGACCAGATGACCCAGGTACTGGTGAACCTGATTACCAACGCGGTTGAAGCCATGCCTGACGGAGGTGTTCTGACCCTGTCCATCCGTGAAGACCCGGGCCGGGTCATTTTCAGTGTCACCGATACCGGCATCGGCATCCCGGCTGAAAATCACGCCAGGGTTTTTGATCCCTTTTTTACCACCAAACCGTTCGGAAAAGGCACCGGTCTGGGTCTGGCTGTAAGCTACGGCATTGTTAAAATGCACCGGGGAGACATTCAGATAAAGTCCAATACGGACCGGTCAGCCGGTCCCACCGGCACCACCATGACCATTGCGCTGCCCCGCACGGCCCGGCAGTGA
- a CDS encoding hybrid sensor histidine kinase/response regulator — protein sequence METLHLLVVDDEPALGAAVVRVLKEYTIHVPEVDLTVGYGIVYVDTGEKAMEILDDSAPDLLLLDHKLPGISGLDILNYLSDPSLDMLTIMITAYATLENAVAATRRGAYDFLAKPFTPEELKATIYRATKHLLLCRQSEKLAREKRRIRFEFISVLAHELKAPLAAIQQYLDIVRTADPAVDAGLIRQLADRSLERVKGMRKLILDLLDVTRLESGQKPRQMIWVDLLKTAALAVENMTGPAEERGITMEICSDGPICVFADPWEMETILNNLVSNAVKYNVDNGRVTVTLSVTQHFVSIQVSDTGIGISSQDADRLFKEFVRIRTPHTDRIAGSGLGLSIIKKIAALYNGDITLESIPGSGSCFTVTLNTPMGNIPPD from the coding sequence ATGGAAACGTTACACCTGCTTGTCGTGGATGACGAACCGGCCCTGGGCGCTGCGGTTGTTCGGGTTCTGAAAGAGTATACCATACACGTGCCCGAAGTTGATCTGACGGTGGGTTATGGTATTGTCTATGTGGACACGGGTGAAAAAGCCATGGAGATCCTGGATGATTCTGCTCCAGACCTGCTGCTGCTGGACCATAAGCTGCCGGGAATATCGGGCCTGGATATCCTCAACTATCTTAGTGATCCGTCTCTGGATATGCTGACAATCATGATCACCGCCTATGCCACCCTGGAAAATGCCGTTGCCGCGACCCGTAGGGGGGCCTATGATTTTCTGGCAAAACCGTTTACACCCGAAGAACTCAAGGCCACGATTTATCGCGCCACCAAGCATTTGCTGCTCTGCCGTCAGTCTGAAAAACTGGCCCGGGAAAAGCGCAGAATACGGTTTGAATTCATCTCTGTTCTGGCCCATGAGCTCAAGGCCCCCCTGGCTGCGATTCAGCAATATCTTGATATTGTGCGCACGGCGGATCCGGCGGTGGATGCCGGTCTGATCCGGCAGCTGGCTGACCGCAGCCTGGAACGGGTCAAGGGCATGCGTAAACTGATCCTGGACCTGCTGGATGTCACCCGGCTGGAATCCGGACAGAAACCCAGACAAATGATTTGGGTGGATCTGCTAAAAACCGCGGCACTGGCTGTGGAAAACATGACCGGGCCGGCTGAGGAACGCGGCATTACCATGGAAATTTGCAGCGATGGGCCCATCTGCGTCTTTGCCGACCCGTGGGAGATGGAAACCATTTTAAACAACCTGGTATCCAATGCCGTAAAATACAATGTTGACAACGGCCGGGTAACTGTCACCCTGTCTGTTACCCAACACTTTGTTTCCATTCAGGTATCTGATACCGGCATCGGTATTTCATCCCAGGATGCCGACCGCCTTTTCAAAGAATTTGTCCGCATCCGAACCCCCCATACCGACCGCATTGCCGGTTCCGGACTCGGACTTTCCATCATCAAAAAAATTGCAGCGCTTTACAACGGGGATATCACCCTTGAGAGCATCCCGGGCAGTGGAAGCTGTTTTACGGTTACGTTGAATACGCCCATGGGAAACATTCCGCCTGACTGA
- a CDS encoding sensor histidine kinase — MNGHDTNTITPDTSLNPPEKNSYRYLFRRFTLLTVVCSIVPLLLVGWGLNIHYTYFAQTRIVRTFEEQVANHGRFIEQFLKEQSTKLRLVADTHSKKDLQKPGSLMTIFENMNREQPYIMDLGVIDQRGNHLAYIGPYDLLDKVYFHEDWFKQVMQKGLYISDMFMGFRQEPHFIIAVLRREEEDQWILRATINTRVFRTLVENMRVGETGEVYLVNTRGVYQTTPRFGGSIMDQADVAVDPFKDPVSVDVFKKNRSSRFSGQVVGRFWLTHPEWMLVVKQARSETFEEMDRARFVNLIFLHLSALSILVAAIFITRYMVGIIRKRDDHAARLNNQLMQASKLASIGELSAGVAHEINNPVAIIMTERQLLLDQFQQTMMEDQAFKNQFLSSMDQIALQSQRCKRITHNLLRFSRRTRSMIESVDLNRFVAEVVDLMERETKTSGIRLLTDLDPDLPAIQSDSSQLQQVFLNLITNAVDAHEGKPYGSIRISTRYDADAGGIFLSIADTGNGIDPKHMDRIFDPFFTTKPVGKGTGLGLSICYSIIRQLKGNITVKSEPGEGTEFIIFLPLTLSEKETRESGPSGPDKTSDPSI; from the coding sequence ATGAACGGCCATGATACCAATACCATAACCCCGGACACCTCGTTGAACCCACCGGAAAAGAATTCCTACCGGTATCTTTTCCGGCGGTTCACCCTGCTCACCGTTGTCTGCTCCATTGTACCCCTCCTGCTGGTGGGATGGGGGTTAAATATCCATTACACCTATTTTGCCCAAACCCGTATTGTCAGGACCTTTGAGGAACAGGTCGCCAATCACGGCCGGTTCATCGAACAGTTTCTCAAAGAACAGAGCACCAAGCTTCGTCTGGTGGCGGATACCCATTCAAAGAAAGACCTGCAAAAGCCGGGCAGTCTCATGACCATCTTTGAAAACATGAACCGGGAACAGCCTTACATCATGGATTTAGGCGTCATTGATCAACGGGGCAATCACCTGGCCTATATCGGCCCCTATGACCTGCTGGACAAGGTGTATTTTCATGAAGACTGGTTCAAACAGGTGATGCAAAAAGGACTGTATATCAGTGACATGTTCATGGGTTTCCGTCAGGAACCGCATTTCATCATTGCCGTGCTCCGCCGGGAAGAAGAAGACCAGTGGATTTTAAGGGCCACCATCAATACCCGGGTATTCCGCACCCTGGTGGAAAATATGCGCGTCGGTGAAACCGGAGAGGTCTATCTGGTCAATACCCGGGGGGTTTATCAGACCACTCCGAGATTCGGCGGATCCATCATGGACCAGGCTGATGTGGCCGTCGATCCATTCAAGGATCCGGTCTCCGTTGATGTATTCAAAAAAAACAGATCCTCCCGGTTCTCCGGCCAGGTGGTGGGCAGGTTCTGGCTGACCCATCCGGAATGGATGCTGGTGGTCAAACAGGCCCGTTCCGAAACCTTTGAAGAGATGGACCGGGCCCGGTTTGTCAATCTCATCTTTCTGCACTTAAGCGCTCTGAGCATTCTGGTGGCCGCCATATTCATCACCCGTTATATGGTCGGGATCATCCGGAAACGCGATGACCATGCGGCCCGGTTGAACAACCAGCTCATGCAGGCCAGCAAACTGGCCTCCATCGGGGAGCTGTCCGCGGGTGTGGCCCATGAAATCAATAACCCGGTGGCCATTATCATGACCGAACGCCAGCTGCTTTTAGACCAGTTTCAGCAGACAATGATGGAAGATCAGGCATTCAAAAACCAGTTTTTGTCGTCCATGGATCAGATTGCCCTGCAGTCCCAGCGGTGCAAACGCATCACCCACAATCTGCTGCGGTTTTCCAGGCGGACCCGGTCCATGATCGAATCCGTCGACCTGAACCGGTTCGTTGCCGAGGTGGTGGACCTGATGGAACGGGAGACCAAAACCAGCGGAATCCGGCTGCTCACCGATCTGGATCCCGACCTGCCCGCCATTCAGTCGGATTCCTCCCAGCTGCAGCAGGTGTTTTTAAATCTGATCACCAATGCCGTGGATGCCCATGAAGGAAAACCTTACGGGTCCATCCGCATCAGTACCCGATATGATGCCGATGCCGGCGGCATTTTTCTTTCCATTGCCGACACCGGGAACGGTATTGATCCAAAACATATGGACCGCATTTTTGATCCGTTTTTTACCACCAAGCCCGTGGGAAAAGGCACGGGTTTAGGGCTTTCCATCTGCTACAGTATTATCCGGCAACTCAAAGGCAATATCACCGTCAAAAGCGAACCCGGGGAAGGCACGGAATTTATCATTTTTCTGCCCCTGACACTATCGGAAAAAGAAACCAGGGAATCCGGTCCGTCCGGCCCTGACAAAACATCAGACCCATCAATATAA
- a CDS encoding response regulator, whose amino-acid sequence MKGSKILLVDDEIVFTTNMSRLLVNRGYQVTAVNSGDAAVQELEKDDFDVVVLDLKMPGMDGIATLKEIKKLDLFTQTLILTGHGSIDTALEAVRLGAYDYLTKPCEIDDLVSKIECAWQKKDEHVKEEMQENVQKIIESPHSVFDLYPSKDKKK is encoded by the coding sequence ATGAAAGGAAGCAAAATCTTACTGGTCGATGATGAAATTGTTTTTACCACCAATATGTCCAGACTGCTGGTGAACCGGGGGTATCAGGTCACGGCCGTGAACAGCGGAGATGCGGCGGTCCAGGAGCTGGAAAAAGATGATTTTGACGTGGTGGTGCTGGACCTGAAAATGCCGGGCATGGACGGCATTGCCACACTCAAGGAGATCAAGAAACTGGACCTGTTCACCCAGACCCTGATCCTGACGGGGCATGGCTCCATTGACACGGCACTGGAGGCGGTCCGGCTGGGGGCGTATGACTACCTGACCAAACCCTGCGAAATCGATGATCTGGTAAGCAAAATCGAATGTGCCTGGCAGAAAAAAGATGAACACGTCAAAGAGGAAATGCAGGAAAATGTCCAGAAAATTATCGAATCCCCCCATTCGGTATTTGACCTGTATCCATCCAAAGACAAAAAAAAATGA